Genomic segment of Tomitella fengzijianii:
GCCTCCGATGACAGCGCCGCACAGGCCGGGCCTTCGCGGGTCACTCCCCCCCGGGCTCGGTCATCGGATTGATGCGGGCCGCGTCGATGATCTGCTTCTTCGCCGAGAGCAACGGCGCGATGAGCCGCGAGTCCATACGGTCGACGGGGACGCACACGGACACCGCCGCCGTCATCCGATAGGCGTCGACCGAATCGTCCGCACCCGCCTGCACGGCCGTGCCGAAGCAGCCGACGCCGCGCAACGACTCGCCCCTGTCGACGGCGTAGCCGCGCCGGCGCACCTGGTCCAGCTCCTGGTGCAGCGCCGCGGCGCCGCAGATGGTGCGCTCCGTGGCGGGCGTGAACGGCGCGAGGCTGTCGACCAGCCCCGCGGGCTGCATGGCCAGCAGCGCCTTCCCCAACGAGGTGCTGTGCGCGGGGTTGCGCCCGCCGATCCGCGTGGGCACCGCCGCGCCGAAGCGGCCGGGGCCGATCTTCTCCCAATAGACCACCTCGGGGCCGTCGAGGAAGGCCATGTGCACGATGAAGCCCGTCTGCGCGTGCAGGCGGTGCAGCGCGGGCAGCGCCCCGCGGTAGAACCAGTGGTTACGCACACCCTTGGTGCCCAGGTCGAACAGGCGCGGCCCCAACTCGTAGTTCGAGCCCACGCGGAACAGCCAGCGCTTGCGCTCCAGGTGGGTCAGCAGGCGGTGCGCCGTCGAGCGGGCGAGCCCGGTGCGCTCGACGACGCCGGACAGCGTGAGGAACCCGGCGTCCTCGACCGCGTCGAGGATGAGGTCCAGCCTGTCGAGCATCGACAGGCTTCCGGCTTCGTCCTTGCGATAGCCCACGGCGGGCCTCCACTCCTGTTCGCTGTCGGTGCGGCGGCGATTGTAACCGTCACCACCATCGCCCTCCGACGTTAATGCCATCACAGAGCTTCGTCGGCCCGCCGTCCCACTGCGCGACGAGCCGGGCGCCGACCCGGGACCCAGTGTCCCGGACCGGCGCCCGGCTCGTCAGGCGGCGTCCGCGCTTCGTGGGAGCCTCAGCGTCCCATCATCTCCGCGACCTCGGCGGCCTCGGCGAGGACCTGCCCGTCGCGGGGGAACCCCGAGCGCTCCAGGGCCTTCTCGTAGTGTCCCTCGACGATCCACACCGGGCCGTCGGCGAGGTGCTCGAGGCCCTGCCGTGCCACATCGGCCGGGTCCGACACGTTGAGCCCGGGGGTGTCGAACTGCAGGCCGGCCCGCTCCATCGCCGGCGTGCGGGTGACCCCGGCGGTCAGCGCCAGCACGTCCACGTCGTACTC
This window contains:
- a CDS encoding IclR family transcriptional regulator, yielding MGYRKDEAGSLSMLDRLDLILDAVEDAGFLTLSGVVERTGLARSTAHRLLTHLERKRWLFRVGSNYELGPRLFDLGTKGVRNHWFYRGALPALHRLHAQTGFIVHMAFLDGPEVVYWEKIGPGRFGAAVPTRIGGRNPAHSTSLGKALLAMQPAGLVDSLAPFTPATERTICGAAALHQELDQVRRRGYAVDRGESLRGVGCFGTAVQAGADDSVDAYRMTAAVSVCVPVDRMDSRLIAPLLSAKKQIIDAARINPMTEPGGE